From Penicillium psychrofluorescens genome assembly, chromosome: 6, one genomic window encodes:
- a CDS encoding uncharacterized protein (ID:PFLUO_009271-T1.cds;~source:funannotate) encodes MEHSSPLAAMQPPSVMFGHYFRTDSPTSYPSLGGFAANSFNFKDLSMKKSGPDYFSMKPIRGSSPTASLAADLSQNFHIDQSPQLATPRRSLFTSNMLGQANGWDNAMTTPPLPSSSPAPAMDVMEMSPLPHKPAYIITTEIGLQSPTPECTPMESPVTSAVASPLLDSPMEALEPFDRKRPTFPRPSLARSKAQSFQLGMNEPSPESKAPPFRFGTAAGKTSLSTSTSLEDMFGDSPPHEGAASRNQSSSYLAPPRLRPAFQHARSSGSPAPNSIRKPSHPLMRPRKQCRRSLSMFEHPADVMAEKQAKVPTNAPLQSISDIQSSPSCKLPYFIPEDKADSLPRIEKGVLLEIMEGKFNDHFDHIMVIDCRFEYEYEGGHINGALNYNDKEKLASELFQAAKPRTALILHCEYSAHRAPIMAKFIRHHDRAVNVDSYPNLTYPDLYILDGGYSAFFAEHRALCFPQNYVEMSAKEHEFACERGLGKVKQRSKLNRAQTFAFGQHSPQMEDSPTGRCRLGSNEQNRFLDSPFSASPVPTRSPGRRMLSY; translated from the exons ATGGAGCACTCGTCTCCGTTGGCGGCTATGCAGCCTCCCTCGGTCATGTTTGGACACTACTTTCGCACCGATAGTCCCACCTCGTACCCGTCGTTGGGAGGATTCGCCGCCAACAGCTTCAACTTCAAGGACCTGTCCATGAAGAAGTCTGGCCCGGATTACTTCAGCATGAAGCCCATTCGGGGGTCCTCTCCGACGGCCAGTTTGGCGGCGGACTTGTCCCAGAACTTCCACATTGATCAAAG TCCTCAATTAGCGACGCCACGACGGTCTTTGTTCACTTCGAATATGCTTGGACAAGCCAATGGATGGG ACAATGCCATGACCACTCCTCcgctgccatcttcatcaccggCTCCCGCTATGGACGTCATGGAAATGTCTCCGTTGCCGCACAAACCTGCCTACATCATCACTACAGAGATCGGACTGCAGTCGCCCACCCCGGAGTGCACCCCCATGGAGTCGCCGGTAACGTCGGCTGTGGCCAGTCCTCTGCTGGATTCGCCTATGGAAGCCCTGGAGCCTTTCGA CCGAAAGCGTCCTACTTTCCCGCGGCCCAGCCTTGCCAGGAGCAAGGCCCAATCCTTCCAGCTGGGGATGAATGAGCCTTCGCCGGAGAGCAAGGCGCCCCCATTTCGATTTGGCACCGCGGCAGGCAAGACCTCGCTGAGCACGTCGACTTCGCTGGAGGACATGTTTGGCGACTCGCCTCCCCATGAAGGAGCGGCTTCTCGCAACCAGTCGTCTAGCTATCTGGCACCTCCACGGCTTCGGCCAGCATTTCAGCATGCTCGTAGTAGTGGCTCTCCCGCCCCCAACTCCATCCGCAAGCCTTCACACCCCTTGATGCGACCCCGCAAGCAGTGCCGGCGCTCGTTGAGCATGTTCGAGCACCCTGCGGACGTCATGGCAGAAAAACAGGCCAAGGTACCTACAAATGCACCCCTTCAGTCCATCAGTGACATCCAGAGTTCGCCCAGCTGCAAGCTGCCATACTTCATCCCCGAGGATAAGGCGGACTCCCTGCCTCGCATCGAAAAGGGTGTTCTGTTGGAGATTATGGAAGGAAAATTCAACGACCACTTCGACCACATCATGGTTATTGACTGTCGGTTTGAGTACGAATATGAGGGTGGCCACATCAATGGAGCGTTGAACTACaacgacaaggagaagctggccAGCGAGCTGTTCCAGGCCGCCAAGCCGCGGACGGCTTTAATCCTGCACTGCGAATACTCGGCGCATCGGGcacccatcatggccaagttCATCCGTCACCATGACCGGGCTGTCAACGTGGACTCGTATCCCAATCTCACTTACCCGGATCTGTACATCTTGGATGGTGGCTACAGTGCGTTCTTTGCCGAGCACCGTGCTCTGTGCTTCCCGCAGAACTACGTCGAGATGAGCGCCAAGGAGCACGAATTCGCGTGCGAGCGTGGCCTCGGCAAGGTCAAGCAAAGATCCAAACTGAACCGCGCCCAGACATTTGCCTTTGGCCAGCACTCCCCTCAGATGGAGGATAGTCCGACTGGTCGCTGCCGATTGGGCAGTAATGAGCAAAACCGCTTCTTGGACTCTCCCTTTTCCGCAAGTCCTGTTCCCACTCGGTCTCCAGGCCGCCGGATGTTGTCTTATTAA